A stretch of Ciconia boyciana chromosome 18, ASM3463844v1, whole genome shotgun sequence DNA encodes these proteins:
- the PTGS1 gene encoding prostaglandin G/H synthase 1 isoform X3 codes for MGGGSRARAPPGAGLRRAGLRLLLAHAVLLCAAGSAATDGSVNPCCYFPCQHQGVCVRVGLGGYECDCTRTGYFGDNCTSPELWTRLHNLLKPSPAFYHFILTHFKWFWDIINSTFIRDTLMRLVLTGKQQLPDPQLLAERFLLRRKFEADPQGTNLMFAFFAQHFTHQFFKTSGKMGRGFTKALGHGVDLGHLYGDNLQRQHQLRLFRDGKLKFQVVDGEVYPPMVTDAPVHMVYPSAFPKEKQLAMGQEVFGLLPGLCMYATLWLREHNRVCDILKREHPTWSDEQLFQTARLILIGETIKIVIEDYVQHLSGYFLSLKFDPELLFGSQFQYRNRIAVEFNQLYHWHGLMPDSFVIQGEEYSYEQFLYNTSMLMDYGVEALVESFSKQIAGRIGGVQTINANILNVAVGVIKESRQLRLQPFNEYRKRFGMKPYKSFQELTGEEEKAAELEELYGDIDALEFYLGLLLEKPQPNGIFGESMVEIGAPFSLKGLLGNPICSPEYWKPSTFGGATGFEIVKTASLEKLVCLNVKKCPYVAFRVPDAAENGSPQGGGPSTEL; via the exons ATGGGCGGTGGGagccgggcccgggccccgccgggcgcggggctgcgccgggccgggctgcggctGCTCCTCGCCCACGCCGTGCTGCTCTGCGCCGCCGGGAGCGCCGCGACCGACGGCTCCG TGAATCCCTGTTGCTATTTCCCCTGCCAGCACCAAGGGGTGTGCGTGAGGGTCGGCCTGGGAGGATATGAGTGTGACTGCACGCGGACGGGATACTTCGGGGACAACTGCACCTCCC CCGAGCTCTGGACGCGCCTCCACAACCTGCTGAAGCCCAGTCCTGCCTTCTACCACTTCATCCTGACCCACTTCAAGTGGTTTTGGGACATTATCAACAGCACCTTCATCAGGGACACACTTATGAGACTCGTGCTCACAG ggaagcagcagctccccgaCCCCCAGCTCCTGGCGGAGAGGTTCCTGCTGCGGCGGAAGTTTGAAGCCGATCCCCAAGGCACCAACCTGATGTTTGCCTTCTTCGCCCAGCATTTCACCCACCAGTTCTTCAAGACATCCGGGAAGATGGGACGCGGCTTCACCAAGGCGCTGGGGCACGGG GTGGACCTCGGGCACTTGTACGGGGACAACCTGCAGCGGCAGCACCAGCTGCGACTCTTCAGAGATGGGAAGCTGAAATTCCAG GTGGTGGATGGAGAGGTGTACCCCCCCATGGTCACTGATGCTCCGGTCCACATGGTCTACCCATCTGCCTTCCccaaggagaagcagctggcgatggggcaggaggtgtttgggctgctgccagggctctgCATGTATGCCACGCTCTGGCTGCGCGAGCACAACCGCGTCTGCGACATACTGAAACGGGAGCATCCCACCTGGAGTGACGAGCAGCTCTTCCAGACGGCTCGTCTCATCCTCATCG GGGAGACCATTAAGATCGTCATTGAAGACTATGTCCAGCATCTCAGCGGGTACTTCCTCAGCCTCAAGTTCGACCCCGAGCTGCTGTTTGGGTCGCAGTTCCAGTACCGGAATCGCATCGCGGTGGAGTTCAACCAGCTCTATCACTGGCACGGGCTGATGCCCGACTCCTTCGTCATCCAGGGGGAAGAGTACAGCTACGAGCAGTTCCTCTACAACACCTCCATGCTCATGGACTACGGCGTGGAGGCGCTGGTGGAGTCCTTTTCCAAGCAGATTGCAGGAAGG ATCGGTGGGGTACAAACCATCAATGCTAACATCTTGAATGTGGCCGTTGGGGTCATCAAGGAATCCCGGCAGCTGAGGCTACAGCCATTTAATGAGTATCGGAAGAGGTTTGGCATGAAGCCCTACAAGTCCTTTCAGGAATTAACAG gagaggaagagaaggcgGCAGAGCTGGAAGAGTTGTATGGAGACATTGATGCTCTGGAATTTTATCTGGGCTTGCTGCTTGAGAAACCCCAACCCAATGGTATTTTTGGAGAAAGCATGGTGGAGATCGGAGCTCCGTTTTCCCTGAAGGGGCTTCTCGGAAACCCCATCTGCTCCCCAGAGTACTGGAAACCCAGTACATTTGGTGGAGCAACTGGCTTTGAGATAGTTAAGACAGCATCGCTTGAGAAACTCGTGTGCCTCAATGTGAAGAAGTGCCCATACGTTGCGTTTCGTGTGCCGGATGCTGCGGAAAATGGCAGCCCTCAGGGTGGTGGACCATCTACTGAGCTGTAG
- the PTGS1 gene encoding prostaglandin G/H synthase 1 isoform X2 produces the protein MGGGSRARAPPGAGLRRAGLRLLLAHAVLLCAAGSAATDGSVNPCCYFPCQHQGVCVRVGLGGYECDCTRTGYFGDNCTSPELWTRLHNLLKPSPAFYHFILTHFKWFWDIINSTFIRDTLMRLVLTVRANLIPSPPTFNSDYGYISWEAYANVSYYTRVLPPVPDNCPTPMGTKGKQQLPDPQLLAERFLLRRKFEADPQGTNLMFAFFAQHFTHQFFKTSGKMGRGFTKALGHGVDLGHLYGDNLQRQHQLRLFRDGKLKFQVVDGEVYPPMVTDAPVHMVYPSAFPKEKQLAMGQEVFGLLPGLCMYATLWLREHNRVCDILKREHPTWSDEQLFQTARLILIGETIKIVIEDYVQHLSGYFLSLKFDPELLFGSQFQYRNRIAVEFNQLYHWHGLMPDSFVIQGEEYSYEQFLYNTSMLMDYGVEALVESFSKQIAGRIGGVQTINANILNVAVGVIKESRQLRLQPFNEYRKRFGMKPYKSFQELTGEEEKAAELEELYGDIDALEFYLGLLLEKPQPNGIFGESMVEIGAPFSLKGLLGNPICSPEYWKPSTFGGATGFEIVKTASLEKLVCLNVKKCPYVAFRVPDAAENGSPQGGGPSTEL, from the exons ATGGGCGGTGGGagccgggcccgggccccgccgggcgcggggctgcgccgggccgggctgcggctGCTCCTCGCCCACGCCGTGCTGCTCTGCGCCGCCGGGAGCGCCGCGACCGACGGCTCCG TGAATCCCTGTTGCTATTTCCCCTGCCAGCACCAAGGGGTGTGCGTGAGGGTCGGCCTGGGAGGATATGAGTGTGACTGCACGCGGACGGGATACTTCGGGGACAACTGCACCTCCC CCGAGCTCTGGACGCGCCTCCACAACCTGCTGAAGCCCAGTCCTGCCTTCTACCACTTCATCCTGACCCACTTCAAGTGGTTTTGGGACATTATCAACAGCACCTTCATCAGGGACACACTTATGAGACTCGTGCTCACAG TTCGTGCCAATCtcatccccagcccccccacctTCAACTCTGACTACGGCTACATCAGCTGGGAGGCCTATGCCAATGTCAGCTATTACACCCGCGTCCTCCCGCCCGTGCCGGACAACTGCCCCACGCCCATGGGAACCAAAG ggaagcagcagctccccgaCCCCCAGCTCCTGGCGGAGAGGTTCCTGCTGCGGCGGAAGTTTGAAGCCGATCCCCAAGGCACCAACCTGATGTTTGCCTTCTTCGCCCAGCATTTCACCCACCAGTTCTTCAAGACATCCGGGAAGATGGGACGCGGCTTCACCAAGGCGCTGGGGCACGGG GTGGACCTCGGGCACTTGTACGGGGACAACCTGCAGCGGCAGCACCAGCTGCGACTCTTCAGAGATGGGAAGCTGAAATTCCAG GTGGTGGATGGAGAGGTGTACCCCCCCATGGTCACTGATGCTCCGGTCCACATGGTCTACCCATCTGCCTTCCccaaggagaagcagctggcgatggggcaggaggtgtttgggctgctgccagggctctgCATGTATGCCACGCTCTGGCTGCGCGAGCACAACCGCGTCTGCGACATACTGAAACGGGAGCATCCCACCTGGAGTGACGAGCAGCTCTTCCAGACGGCTCGTCTCATCCTCATCG GGGAGACCATTAAGATCGTCATTGAAGACTATGTCCAGCATCTCAGCGGGTACTTCCTCAGCCTCAAGTTCGACCCCGAGCTGCTGTTTGGGTCGCAGTTCCAGTACCGGAATCGCATCGCGGTGGAGTTCAACCAGCTCTATCACTGGCACGGGCTGATGCCCGACTCCTTCGTCATCCAGGGGGAAGAGTACAGCTACGAGCAGTTCCTCTACAACACCTCCATGCTCATGGACTACGGCGTGGAGGCGCTGGTGGAGTCCTTTTCCAAGCAGATTGCAGGAAGG ATCGGTGGGGTACAAACCATCAATGCTAACATCTTGAATGTGGCCGTTGGGGTCATCAAGGAATCCCGGCAGCTGAGGCTACAGCCATTTAATGAGTATCGGAAGAGGTTTGGCATGAAGCCCTACAAGTCCTTTCAGGAATTAACAG gagaggaagagaaggcgGCAGAGCTGGAAGAGTTGTATGGAGACATTGATGCTCTGGAATTTTATCTGGGCTTGCTGCTTGAGAAACCCCAACCCAATGGTATTTTTGGAGAAAGCATGGTGGAGATCGGAGCTCCGTTTTCCCTGAAGGGGCTTCTCGGAAACCCCATCTGCTCCCCAGAGTACTGGAAACCCAGTACATTTGGTGGAGCAACTGGCTTTGAGATAGTTAAGACAGCATCGCTTGAGAAACTCGTGTGCCTCAATGTGAAGAAGTGCCCATACGTTGCGTTTCGTGTGCCGGATGCTGCGGAAAATGGCAGCCCTCAGGGTGGTGGACCATCTACTGAGCTGTAG
- the PTGS1 gene encoding prostaglandin G/H synthase 1 isoform X1, producing the protein MGGGSRARAPPGAGLRRAGLRLLLAHAVLLCAAGSAATDGSVNPCCYFPCQHQGVCVRVGLGGYECDCTRTGYFGDNCTSPELWTRLHNLLKPSPAFYHFILTHFKWFWDIINSTFIRDTLMRLVLTVRANLIPSPPTFNSDYGYISWEAYANVSYYTRVLPPVPDNCPTPMGTKGKQQLPDPQLLAERFLLRRKFEADPQGTNLMFAFFAQHFTHQFFKTSGKMGRGFTKALGHGVDLGHLYGDNLQRQHQLRLFRDGKLKFQVVDGEVYPPMVTDAPVHMVYPSAFPKEKQLAMGQEVFGLLPGLCMYATLWLREHNRVCDILKREHPTWSDEQLFQTARLILIGETIKIVIEDYVQHLSGYFLSLKFDPELLFGSQFQYRNRIAVEFNQLYHWHGLMPDSFVIQGEEYSYEQFLYNTSMLMDYGVEALVESFSKQIAGRIGGVQTINANILNVAVGVIKESRQLRLQPFNEYRKRFGMKPYKSFQELTGRAGVLLQELSGLCWGSAGALRSQREQDHEPSPRRWACPAEQPLLPIQALPGRDLRTGVGRAGALVAGVLPPARLDERSGGQCLAGELGSPLPGLRELPHSRYTQQGRSLPGAIPLLKHSDIHLMQERKRRRQSWKSCMETLMLWNFIWACCLRNPNPMVFLEKAWWRSELRFP; encoded by the exons ATGGGCGGTGGGagccgggcccgggccccgccgggcgcggggctgcgccgggccgggctgcggctGCTCCTCGCCCACGCCGTGCTGCTCTGCGCCGCCGGGAGCGCCGCGACCGACGGCTCCG TGAATCCCTGTTGCTATTTCCCCTGCCAGCACCAAGGGGTGTGCGTGAGGGTCGGCCTGGGAGGATATGAGTGTGACTGCACGCGGACGGGATACTTCGGGGACAACTGCACCTCCC CCGAGCTCTGGACGCGCCTCCACAACCTGCTGAAGCCCAGTCCTGCCTTCTACCACTTCATCCTGACCCACTTCAAGTGGTTTTGGGACATTATCAACAGCACCTTCATCAGGGACACACTTATGAGACTCGTGCTCACAG TTCGTGCCAATCtcatccccagcccccccacctTCAACTCTGACTACGGCTACATCAGCTGGGAGGCCTATGCCAATGTCAGCTATTACACCCGCGTCCTCCCGCCCGTGCCGGACAACTGCCCCACGCCCATGGGAACCAAAG ggaagcagcagctccccgaCCCCCAGCTCCTGGCGGAGAGGTTCCTGCTGCGGCGGAAGTTTGAAGCCGATCCCCAAGGCACCAACCTGATGTTTGCCTTCTTCGCCCAGCATTTCACCCACCAGTTCTTCAAGACATCCGGGAAGATGGGACGCGGCTTCACCAAGGCGCTGGGGCACGGG GTGGACCTCGGGCACTTGTACGGGGACAACCTGCAGCGGCAGCACCAGCTGCGACTCTTCAGAGATGGGAAGCTGAAATTCCAG GTGGTGGATGGAGAGGTGTACCCCCCCATGGTCACTGATGCTCCGGTCCACATGGTCTACCCATCTGCCTTCCccaaggagaagcagctggcgatggggcaggaggtgtttgggctgctgccagggctctgCATGTATGCCACGCTCTGGCTGCGCGAGCACAACCGCGTCTGCGACATACTGAAACGGGAGCATCCCACCTGGAGTGACGAGCAGCTCTTCCAGACGGCTCGTCTCATCCTCATCG GGGAGACCATTAAGATCGTCATTGAAGACTATGTCCAGCATCTCAGCGGGTACTTCCTCAGCCTCAAGTTCGACCCCGAGCTGCTGTTTGGGTCGCAGTTCCAGTACCGGAATCGCATCGCGGTGGAGTTCAACCAGCTCTATCACTGGCACGGGCTGATGCCCGACTCCTTCGTCATCCAGGGGGAAGAGTACAGCTACGAGCAGTTCCTCTACAACACCTCCATGCTCATGGACTACGGCGTGGAGGCGCTGGTGGAGTCCTTTTCCAAGCAGATTGCAGGAAGG ATCGGTGGGGTACAAACCATCAATGCTAACATCTTGAATGTGGCCGTTGGGGTCATCAAGGAATCCCGGCAGCTGAGGCTACAGCCATTTAATGAGTATCGGAAGAGGTTTGGCATGAAGCCCTACAAGTCCTTTCAGGAATTAACAGGTAGGGCTGgagtgctgctgcaggagctctcGGGGCTTTGCTGGGGCAGCGCAGGTGCTCTGCGCTCACAGCGGGAACAAGACCACGAGCCGTCCCCGCGCCGCTGGGCttgcccagcagagcagccgCTCCTGCCCATCCAAGCCTTGCCTGGTCGTGACCTTCGCACcggggtgggcagggctggtgcctTGGTTGCTGGGGTCCTTCCTCCTGCGAGGCTGGACGAGCGGTCTGGAGGGCAGTgcctggctggggagctgggctcGCCACTGCCCGGGTTGCGGGAGCTGCCGCATTCCCGTTACACACAGCAAGGCCGGTCCTTGCCGGGGGCGATTCCCTTGCTAAAGCACTCTGACATTCACTTgatgcaggagaggaagagaaggcgGCAGAGCTGGAAGAGTTGTATGGAGACATTGATGCTCTGGAATTTTATCTGGGCTTGCTGCTTGAGAAACCCCAACCCAATGGTATTTTTGGAGAAAGCATGGTGGAGATCGGAGCTCCGTTTTCCCTGA